From Oncorhynchus clarkii lewisi isolate Uvic-CL-2024 chromosome 26, UVic_Ocla_1.0, whole genome shotgun sequence, the proteins below share one genomic window:
- the LOC139385192 gene encoding tumor necrosis factor alpha-induced protein 8-like protein 3, whose protein sequence is MATVAVANLLTDDVSSEILDELYKVSREFTKSKKEAHKIVKDVIKIALKIGILYRNHQFSPDELDTVERFKKKMNQAAMTAVSFYEVDYTFDHRILSELLLECRDLLHALVEQHLTLRSHTRIDHVFNHFAHGEFLAELYGDGEDYRLYLRKICNGINKLLDEGTL, encoded by the coding sequence ATGGCGACCGTGGCGGTGGCCAACCTCCTGACGGACGACGTCAGCAGTGAGATCCTGGACGAGCTGTACAAGGTCAGCCGGGAGTTCACCAAGAGTAAGAAGGAGGCCCACAAGATCGTCAAAGACGTCATCAAGATCGCCCTGAAGATCGGCATCCTGTACCGCAACCACCAGTTCAGCCCAGACGAACTGGACACGGTCGAACGCTTCAAGAAAAAGATGAACCAGGCAGCCATGACGGCGGTCAGCTTCTACGAGGTGGACTACACGTTCGACCACCGCATTCTGTCAGAGTTGCTGCTGGAATGCCGGGATCTTCTGCATGCGCTGGTAGAGCAGCACCTAACCCTGCGGTCGCACACTCGCATCGACCACGTGTTCAACCACTTTGCCCACGGGGAGTTCCTGGCCGAGCTGTACGGAGATGGAGAGGATTACAGACTGTACCTGAGGAAGATCTGCAACGGGATCAACAAACTGCTGGACGAGGGAACGctttaa